The following proteins come from a genomic window of Malus domestica chromosome 02, GDT2T_hap1:
- the LOC114823725 gene encoding transcription termination factor MTERF6, chloroplastic/mitochondrial-like isoform X1, which produces MVLLSKLKVVTLRLCYFPSSCVVASTFKRFVVGDVKPSHFPLQNLLLCRHFTSESSETHHDFTVNYLINSCGLSPEGAISASKWVELRSPKRANSVLSLLRNHGFSETQISSIVRNHCPVLNSNPEKTLLPKLEFFASLGVSKGDLAKALAYGPKLLSTSLEKRIAPTYDFLRSLLSQKNVISVLRRGSWIFAEGHSKKVAPNIEVLKKSGIPQSCISHLLAYHPEVFMRKPKELGGLVDEVKQMGFNLQKSNSVLAIYALCGNNRSVWNRSCQLYKRWGWSEDDVLSAFRRHPRCMTMSEKKLMLAMDFLVNEMGWSSKMIAKRPLVLHYSLEKRLVPRCSVAKVLLLKGLIKGIENVNLSSLLEPVEKCFLERFVARYINEVPQLLSVCQGRVEVQDD; this is translated from the coding sequence ATGGTATTGCTTTCCAAATTGAAAGTCGTTACCCTCAGATTGTGTTATTTTCCATCTTCCTGCGTAGTTGCTTCCACATTTAAACGATTTGTCGTTGGAGATGTAAAACCCTCACATTTTCCTCTTCAAAATCTGCTACTCTGCAGACACTTCACCTCAGAGAGCTCAGAAACCCACCACGATTTCACAGTCAATTACCTCATAAACTCATGTGGGCTGTCCCCAGAAGGTGCGATTTCAGCGTCTAAGTGGGTCGAGTTGCGATCCCCCAAAAGAGCAAACTCCGTTTTGTCCCTTCTCAGAAACCATGGATTCTCTGAGACCCAGATCTCCAGTATCGTCAGGAATCACTGTCCAGTTCTTAACTCCAATCCGGAGAAAACCCTTCTGCCAAAGCTTGAGTTTTTCGCTTCTCTGGGAGTTTCAAAGGGGGACCTTGCAAAAGCTCTGGCATATGGACCGAAGCTTTTGTCTACGAGCTTGGAGAAACGGATTGCACCCACTTATGATTTCCTTAGGAGTCTGCTGTCtcagaaaaatgtcatttccGTTTTAAGGCGCGGCTCCTGGATTTTCGCTGAAGGCCACTCCAAGAAGGTGGCGCCAAATATTGAGGTTTTGAAAAAATCAGGTATACCCCAATCCTGCATTTCTCATTTGCTTGCTTATCACCCCGAGGTTTTTATGCGAAAGCCTAAAGAGCTTGGTGGACTTGTGGATGAGGTTAAGCAAATGGGTTTTAATCTGCAAAAATCAAATTCGGTACTCGCGATATACGCATTGTGTGGTAACAATAGGTCTGTATGGAATCGAAGTTGCCAACTTTATAAGAGGTGGGGTTGGTCTGAGGATGATGTTCTCTCTGCTTTCAGGAGGCACCCGCGCTGTATGACTATGTCGGAGAAGAAACTAATGCTAGCAATGGATTTTTTGGTGAACGAGATGGGGTGGTCTTCGAAAATGATTGCAAAACGGCCACTGGTTCTCCATTACAGTTTGGAGAAGAGATTGGTACCAAGGTGTTCGGTTGCTAAAGTTTTGTTGTTGAAGGGATTGATAAAGGGGAttgaaaatgtgaatttgagtTCTTTGTTGGAGCCTGTGGAAAAGTGCTTCTTGGAGAGGTTTGTTGCCAGATATATAAATGAAGTACCTCAATTATTGAGTGTGTGTCAAGGAAGAGTTGAAGTCCAGGATGATTGA
- the LOC114823725 gene encoding transcription termination factor MTERF6, chloroplastic/mitochondrial-like isoform X2 — MVLLSKLKVVTLRLCYFPSSCVVASTFKRFVVGDVKPSHFPLQNLLLCRHFTSESSETHHDFTVNYLINSCGLSPEGAISASKWVELRSPKRANSVLSLLRNHGFSETQISSIVRNHCPVLNSNPEKTLLPKLEFFASLGVSKGDLAKALAYGPKLLSTSLEKRIAPTYDFLRSLLSQKNVISVLRRGSWIFAEGHSKKVAPNIEVLKKSGGTRAV; from the exons ATGGTATTGCTTTCCAAATTGAAAGTCGTTACCCTCAGATTGTGTTATTTTCCATCTTCCTGCGTAGTTGCTTCCACATTTAAACGATTTGTCGTTGGAGATGTAAAACCCTCACATTTTCCTCTTCAAAATCTGCTACTCTGCAGACACTTCACCTCAGAGAGCTCAGAAACCCACCACGATTTCACAGTCAATTACCTCATAAACTCATGTGGGCTGTCCCCAGAAGGTGCGATTTCAGCGTCTAAGTGGGTCGAGTTGCGATCCCCCAAAAGAGCAAACTCCGTTTTGTCCCTTCTCAGAAACCATGGATTCTCTGAGACCCAGATCTCCAGTATCGTCAGGAATCACTGTCCAGTTCTTAACTCCAATCCGGAGAAAACCCTTCTGCCAAAGCTTGAGTTTTTCGCTTCTCTGGGAGTTTCAAAGGGGGACCTTGCAAAAGCTCTGGCATATGGACCGAAGCTTTTGTCTACGAGCTTGGAGAAACGGATTGCACCCACTTATGATTTCCTTAGGAGTCTGCTGTCtcagaaaaatgtcatttccGTTTTAAGGCGCGGCTCCTGGATTTTCGCTGAAGGCCACTCCAAGAAGGTGGCGCCAAATATTGAGGTTTTGAAAAAATCAG GAGGCACCCGCGCTGTATGA
- the LOC103426973 gene encoding transcription termination factor MTERF6, chloroplastic/mitochondrial-like, with the protein MVLLSKLKVVTLRLCYSPSSCIVASTFKRFVVGDVKPSHFPLQNLLLCRHFTSEISETHHDFTVNYLINSCGLSPEGAISASKWVKLRSPKRADSVLSFLRNHGFSETQISSIVRNHSPVLNSNPEKTLLPKLEFFASLGVSKGDLAKTLAYRPKLLSTSLEKRIAPTYDFLRSLLSQKNVVSVLKRGPWIFAEGHSKKVEPNIEVLKKSGIPQSCISLLLTYHPNALKLKPKDLGQLVDELNGMGFDLQKSTSVLAMNVLCGSNRSVWNRSCKIYKRWGWSEDDVLAAFRSQPHCMIVSEKKLIRALEFLVNEMGWSSKMIAKSPLVLCLSLEKRLVPRCSVVKVLLLKGLIKGIENVSLYSLLVPAEKYFLERFVARNINEVPQLLSVYQGRVEVQDV; encoded by the coding sequence ATGGTATTGCTTTCCAAATTGAAAGTCGTTACCCTCAGATTGTGTTATTCTCCATCTTCCTGCATAGTTGCTTCCACATTTAAACGATTTGTCGTTGGAGATGTAAAACCCTCACATTTTCCTCTTCAAAATCTGCTACTCTGCAGACACTTCACCTCAGAAATCTCAGAAACCCACCACGATTTCACAGTCAATTACCTCATAAACTCATGTGGGCTGTCCCCAGAAGGTGCGATTTCAGCGTCTAAGTGGGTCAAGTTGCGATCCCCCAAAAGAGCAGACTCCGTTTTGTCCTTTCTCAGAAACCATGGATTCTCTGAGACCCAGATCTCCAGTATCGTCAGGAATCACTCTCCAGTTCTTAACTCCAATCCGGAGAAAACCCTTTTGCCAAAGCTTGAGTTTTTCGCTTCTCTTGGAGTTTCAAAGGGGGACCTTGCAAAAACTCTGGCATATAGACCGAAGCTTTTGTCTACGAGCTTGGAGAAACGGATTGCACCCACTTATGATTTCCTTAGGAGTCTGCTTTCTCAGAAAAATGTCGTTTCCGTTTTAAAGCGCGGCCCCTGGATTTTCGCTGAAGGCCACTCCAAGAAGGTGGAGCCAAATATTGAGGTTTTGAAAAAATCAGGTATACCCCAATCGTGCATTTCTCTGTTGCTTACTTATCATCCCAACGCTTTAAAGCTAAAGCCTAAAGATCTTGGTCAACTTGTGGATGAGCTTAATGGAATGGGTTTTGATCTGCAAAAATCAACTTCAGTGTTAGCAATGAACGTATTGTGTGGTAGCAATAGGTCTGTATGGAATCGAAGTTGCAAAATTTATAAGAGGTGGGGGTGGTCTGAGGATGATGTTCTCGCTGCTTTCAGGAGTCAGCCTCATTGTATGATTGTCTCGGAGAAGAAATTAATACGAGCACTGGAATTTTTAGTGAACGAGATGGGGTGGTCTTCAAAAATGATTGCAAAAAGCCCGCTGGTCCTCTGTTTAAGTTTGGAGAAGAGATTGGTTCCAAGGTGTTCAGTTGTTAAAGTTTTATTGTTGAAAGGATTGATAAAGGGGATTGAAAATGTGAGTTTGTATTCTTTGTTGGTGCCTGCGGAGAAGTATTTCTTGGAGAGGTTTGTGGCCAGAAATATAAATGAAGTACCTCAGTTATTGAGTGTGTATCAAGGAAGAGTTGAAGTCCAGGATGTATGA